A genomic segment from Panthera tigris isolate Pti1 chromosome A1, P.tigris_Pti1_mat1.1, whole genome shotgun sequence encodes:
- the LOC102967730 gene encoding olfactory receptor 2W3-like, producing MDRTNDSTQGNFILLGFSDRPHLERILFVVILIAYLLTLVGNTTIILVSRLDPHLHTPMYFFLTHLSFLDLSFTTSSIPQLLYNLNGRDKTISYTGCAIQLFLFLGLGGVECLLLAVMAYDRFVAVCKPLHYLVIMNPHLCMGLVSLAWGCGVANSLIMSPMTLWLPRCGYCKVDHFLCEMPALIQMACVNTAAIEGIAFILAVGIVLSPLVFILISYGYIMRAVLSIQSSSGRHKVFNTCGSHLTVVSLFYGNIIYMYMQPGTSSSKDRGKFLTLFYNIVTPLLNPMIYTFRNKEVKGALRRLVLGNLSLRKRL from the coding sequence ATGGATAGAACAAATGACAGCACTCAGGGAAATTTCATCCTTTTGGGGTTTTCTGACCGTCCCCATCTCGAGAGGATCCTCTTTGTGGTCATCTTGATTGCATACCTCCTGACCCTTGTGGGCAACACCACCATCATCCTGGTGTCCCGGCTGGACCCCCACCTCCACACGCCTATGTACTTCTTCCTCACCCACCTATCTTTCCTGGACCTCAGTTTCACCACCAGCTCCATTCCTCAGCTGCTCTATAACCTGAATGGCCGTGACAAGACCATCAGTTACACAGGCTGTGCCATCCAGCTCTTCCTGTTTCTGGGTCTGGGTGGTGTGGAGTGCTTGCTCCTGGCTGTCATGGCATATGACCGGTTTGTTGCGGTCTGCAAGCCCCTGCACTACCTGGTGATCATGAATCCACATCTCTGCATGGGCTTAGTGTCCCTTGCTTGGGGCTGTGGTGTGGCCAACTCTTTGATTATGTCTCCAATGACTCTGTGGCTACCCCGCTGTGGATATTGCAAAGTAGACCACTTCCTGTGTGAGATGCCTGCCCTGATTCAGATGGCCTGTGTCAATACAGCTGCAATTGAAGGCATTGCCTTTATCCTGGCAGTGGGCATTGTGCTGTCACCTCTGGTGTTTATCCTGATATCCTATGGCTACATCATGAGGGCTGTGTTAAGTATCCAGTCATCCTCAGGGAGGCACAAAGTCTTCAACACCTGTGGCTCCCATCTCACAGTGGTCTCCCTTTTCTATGGAAACATCATCTACATGTACATGCAACCAGGAACCAGCTCCTCCAAGGACCGGGGAAAGTTTCTCACTCTTTTCTACAACATTGTCACACCGCTCCTGAACCCCATGATCTATACCTTCAGAAACAAAGAGGTGAAGGGGGCACTGAGAAGATTAGTCTTGGGAAATCTGTCTTTAAGGAAGAGATTATAA